A portion of the Hoplias malabaricus isolate fHopMal1 chromosome 1, fHopMal1.hap1, whole genome shotgun sequence genome contains these proteins:
- the ifi30a gene encoding gamma-interferon-inducible lysosomal thiol reductase has translation MKSPSSVLLLSALCLGLILGESVCRAAVFSKFTVDKCGVQEPCFGSSNVTRAKDGAVNVSLFYESLCPGCRQFLVLELIPTFFMLNDIMNLELVPFGNAQESESHGKYVFTCQHGPDECLGNMLETCMMSKMKYSLLVVNCMEMAADVLKAAKICADLYSPDTPWTEIESCVNGDEGNKLMHENAVRTGALQPPHQYVPWITINGEHTEDLQAKALDSLFMLVCSLYKGEKPATCSLGKQEVKKRNLC, from the exons ATGAAGAGCCCGAGCTCCGTGCTGCTGCTGTCCGCGCTGTGTCTCGGTTTGATTCTGGGAGAAAGTGTCTGTAGAGCGGCGGTTTTCTCTAAATTCACCGTGGACAAATGCGGG gtGCAGGAGCCGTGCTTCGGAAGCAGTAATGTGACAAGGGCAAAGGACGGGGCAGTGAATGTTTCCCTGTTTTACGAGTCGCTGTGTCCCGGCTGCAGGCAATTCCTCGTTCTGGAGCTCATCCCCACCTTCTTCATGTTAAATGACATCATGAACTTGGAACTAGTTCCATTCGGGAATGCCCAg GAGTCTGAGTCTCATGGAAAGTATGTGTTCACCTGTCAACACGGACCGGATGAATGTCTGGGAAACATGCTTGAA ACCTGTATGATGAGCAAAATGAAATATTCATTGCTTGTGGTTAACTGTATGGAGATGGCAGCTGATGTGCTGAAAGCTGCCAAAATT TGTGCAGATTTGTACAGTCCTGATACTCCATGGACTGAAATCGAGTCGTGTGTGAACGGAGATGAAGGAAACAAACTAATGCATGAAAATGCTGTAAGAACTGGAGCTTTACAACCTCCACACCAGTATGTGCCCTGGATCACAATCAACGGG GAACACACAGAGGACCTTCAGGCTAAAGCCTTAGACTCCCTCTTCATGCTGGTTTGCAGTTTGTACAAG GGAGAGAAGCCGGCTACGTGTTCTCTGGGAAAGCAGGAAGTAAAGAAGAGGAATCTCTGCTGA
- the bloc1s3 gene encoding biogenesis of lysosome-related organelles complex 1 subunit 3 produces MDASAVLVLGEAEETDSDSDLDSGQKRFFSVRTSSGLTVPGEASETDSEGEPEKWRAELMQTTGFLGFSEGSMCSYVPALLGSDVPALVVSHGSASSEGFLVPDADGDKVLKESGVQNTLLQQKLAESNSRFCSDLQHSFKFLFQNSTRDIRTSNQNLSSSQNSIISTSHSVRLILDDLRAVSDKIDIITSCSLLPHISVHTRTLPL; encoded by the coding sequence ATGGATGCGAGTGCGGTGCTGGTCTTGGGCGAAGCAGAGGAAACGGACTCGGACTCAGACTTGGACTCGGGTCAGAAGAGGTTTTTCTCAGTCAGAACCTCGTCTGGACTCACGGTTCCAGGAGAAGCTTCTGAGACAGACAGCGAAGGAGAACCGGAGAAATGGAGAGCAGAACTGATGCAGACAACCGGGTTCCTAGGGTTCTCTGAAGGCTCTATGTGTTCTTATGTCCCCGCTCTGCTGGGGTCTGATGTCCCAGCGCTAGTGGTCTCCCACGGTTCTGCCAGTTCTGAAGGGTTCTTGGTTCCTGATGCTGATGGAGATAAGGTTTTGAAAGAATCTGGAGTCCAGAACACGCTGCTGCAGCAGAAACTAGCGGAGAGTAACTCTCGGTTCTGTTCAGACCTGCAACATAGCTTTAAATTCCTGTTCCAGAACTCCACCCGTGACATCAGAACCTCCAACCAGAACCTCAGCTCCTCCCAAAACAGCATCATTAGCACCTCCCACAGTGTCCGCTTAATCCTGGATGACCTCCGTGCTGTGTCGGACAAAATCGACATCATCACCAGTTGCAGCCTCCTTCCTCACATTAGCGTTCACACCAGGACACTTCCACTTTAA